From the genome of Solidesulfovibrio carbinolicus, one region includes:
- the rpmH gene encoding 50S ribosomal protein L34 gives MSKKTYQPSKIRRNRSHGFLVRSRTKNGQAILRRRRAKGRKRLAV, from the coding sequence ATGAGCAAGAAGACATACCAGCCGAGCAAGATTCGCAGAAACCGCAGCCACGGCTTTCTGGTGCGTTCCCGGACCAAAAACGGACAGGCCATCCTGCGCCGTCGTCGGGCCAAGGGCCGCAAGCGCCTGGCCGTCTAA
- the psiE-GI gene encoding heat resistance protein PsiE-GI, translated as MKSTGRNPFQVFRDQWAIMSLYERFEQVVALVLSAVIAVIIVVSLFQLIAIVFTLLVLDAFNPLDHKVFQSVFGMIMTLLIAMEFKHSIVRVALRRDSIIQVKTVILIGLIALARKFVILDPEASPAKIAALAGATLALGATYWLLRKRGDRAAETSEHDPSSSQ; from the coding sequence ATGAAGTCAACAGGCCGCAATCCATTTCAGGTCTTCCGTGACCAATGGGCCATCATGAGTTTATACGAGCGCTTCGAGCAGGTCGTCGCCCTCGTTCTGTCGGCGGTAATTGCCGTCATCATCGTGGTGTCACTGTTCCAGCTCATCGCCATCGTCTTCACGCTGCTGGTCCTCGATGCCTTCAATCCCCTGGATCACAAGGTATTCCAGAGTGTGTTCGGCATGATCATGACGCTCTTGATCGCGATGGAGTTCAAGCATTCCATCGTGCGCGTGGCGCTGCGTCGGGACAGCATCATCCAGGTCAAGACCGTGATCCTCATCGGTCTGATCGCGCTGGCGCGCAAGTTCGTGATCCTTGACCCCGAGGCGAGCCCCGCAAAGATAGCCGCGCTGGCAGGCGCCACGCTGGCTCTGGGTGCGACCTACTGGCTGCTGCGCAAGCGCGGCGACCGCGCCGCCGAGACCTCTGAGCATGACCCGTCATCATCCCAGTGA
- the yidD gene encoding membrane protein insertion efficiency factor YidD has product MRRAVIWALKCYQLAISPLKPACCRFAPSCSAYAVEAVERFGVARGGLLALWRLLRCHPLARGGYDPVPAVLPHLLRAPWRASP; this is encoded by the coding sequence ATGCGACGCGCCGTGATCTGGGCTCTCAAATGCTATCAGCTGGCCATCTCGCCGCTTAAGCCCGCGTGTTGCCGGTTTGCGCCCTCCTGTTCCGCCTACGCCGTCGAAGCCGTGGAGCGCTTCGGCGTGGCTCGCGGCGGCCTGCTTGCCCTCTGGCGGCTTCTGCGCTGCCACCCCCTGGCCCGTGGCGGGTACGATCCTGTGCCTGCCGTATTGCCGCACCTCCTGCGCGCTCCCTGGCGCGCTTCGCCATGA
- a CDS encoding zinc metalloprotease HtpX encodes MTRHHPSDPRTALLQHRWLNRLQTGLLVLTLVGIAAAAGRLPFGEGGLWLALFAVAGALLLEPVAASALSLRLYRVRALHPQEAHEMWALLRELPARAGLPATPVPHYVPSAVVNAFATGSKQEASIALTDGLLRNLSSRELAGVLAHEVAHIANEDLRVMGLADSVSRLTSLLALMGQIAILLSLPALLVGAAEVYWPGLLLLAASPQLALLAQLGLSRVREFDADRLAAELTGDPQGLASALAKIERVSRSWRAWLWPGWGNPEPSWLRTHPATQDRISRLLTLAPGPATALPFHAPHFLPESAVTPRPPRWRPSGLWR; translated from the coding sequence ATGACCCGTCATCATCCCAGTGATCCGCGCACGGCGCTGTTGCAACACCGCTGGCTCAACCGCCTGCAGACCGGGCTGTTGGTCCTGACCCTGGTCGGGATCGCAGCCGCAGCAGGGAGACTGCCGTTTGGGGAAGGCGGCCTGTGGCTCGCGCTGTTTGCCGTTGCAGGTGCGTTGCTGCTGGAACCGGTAGCCGCGTCGGCGCTGAGCTTGCGCCTGTACCGCGTACGGGCCTTGCACCCGCAAGAAGCCCACGAGATGTGGGCCCTGTTGCGCGAGCTGCCCGCCCGTGCCGGTTTGCCCGCCACGCCGGTGCCGCACTACGTGCCCAGTGCCGTCGTCAACGCCTTCGCCACCGGCTCGAAGCAGGAGGCATCGATCGCCCTTACCGATGGCCTGCTGCGCAACCTGAGTTCGCGCGAACTGGCGGGTGTGCTCGCGCACGAGGTCGCGCACATCGCTAATGAGGATCTGCGTGTCATGGGGCTGGCGGATTCCGTCAGTCGACTCACGAGCCTGCTAGCCCTCATGGGACAGATCGCGATCCTGCTCAGCTTGCCCGCACTGCTGGTTGGCGCGGCGGAGGTCTATTGGCCTGGTCTATTGTTATTGGCCGCATCGCCCCAGCTGGCCCTGCTCGCACAGCTCGGCTTGTCTCGCGTGCGTGAGTTCGACGCTGACCGCCTCGCGGCGGAACTGACCGGCGACCCGCAAGGGCTAGCGTCCGCGCTGGCGAAGATCGAGCGGGTCAGTCGCTCCTGGCGTGCCTGGCTGTGGCCGGGATGGGGCAATCCCGAGCCATCCTGGTTGCGCACGCATCCGGCAACGCAAGATCGCATCTCACGCCTGCTGACGTTGGCGCCTGGACCAGCAACAGCCTTGCCGTTTCACGCGCCCCATTTCTTGCCGGAATCCGCTGTGACGCCGCGCCCCCCGCGCTGGCGCCCGAGTGGACTGTGGCGCTGA
- the kefB-GI gene encoding heat resistance system K+/H+ antiporter KefB-GI, which yields MQDLLGATLILLAACSLAAVATAAFRVPALLGYLAVGALLGPSVGGVVAPGEALDFLSELGVALLLFMVGLEFSLGHFWLTRKTVLVAGSLQMVVVAAPLTLMLMGLGQPAQSAALLGAAAAMSSTALVSRQLADQGELTTRHGRSAIAVLVFQDLASVPLLALLAIWARGESPKIESVLLEVLGVLMLFAAAALASRRLLHGLLGWVARQGHEESFVLVSLCVVVAAAAAAHAVGVSAALGAFLAGMVLGESDFRHHMESHLKPFRDVLSGVFFVTIGLQLDGAQILSAPLAVFAWLAVLVPVKIGLNTLALRATRLSALDAWRTGIALGHGGEFALLLLGMVLQQHLIPATVVQPMLVALVLSMALAPLLIRHHDVLARFLSRTGGVIQPPQAEEVEITAQTARFRDHVIICGAGELGLTVSEILRHAGVAHLLLEADEQKVEAERAAGVPVFHGDASRPDTLLAAGLAQARLVVLTFAHAQQVLRIAQAIAERRPALTLWVSCRSTTAADAFRAMPNVRVYQQSFAAGLGLAEQVMSSLGMSAELVERNISAMRRRLDSGNVAGSPSA from the coding sequence ATGCAGGACTTGCTCGGCGCCACCCTGATCCTGCTGGCGGCATGCAGCCTCGCGGCGGTGGCGACGGCGGCGTTCAGAGTACCCGCCTTGCTGGGTTACCTCGCCGTCGGCGCCTTGCTGGGCCCGTCGGTCGGCGGTGTAGTCGCGCCGGGAGAAGCGCTTGATTTTCTGTCCGAGCTGGGCGTGGCGCTGCTGCTGTTCATGGTCGGACTGGAATTCTCCCTCGGGCACTTTTGGCTCACTCGCAAGACCGTACTGGTGGCTGGCAGTTTGCAGATGGTCGTTGTGGCCGCACCTCTGACCCTGATGCTGATGGGGTTGGGGCAGCCAGCTCAGAGCGCTGCGCTGCTCGGCGCTGCGGCGGCCATGTCGTCCACGGCGCTGGTCAGCCGACAGCTGGCCGACCAAGGCGAGCTCACCACCCGCCACGGCCGCAGCGCCATCGCCGTGCTGGTCTTTCAGGACCTGGCCAGCGTGCCCCTGCTGGCCCTGCTGGCGATCTGGGCGCGCGGCGAGTCGCCGAAGATCGAGAGCGTGCTGCTCGAAGTGTTGGGCGTGCTGATGTTGTTCGCGGCAGCGGCCCTCGCCTCCCGTCGTCTGTTGCATGGCCTGCTGGGCTGGGTGGCGCGGCAGGGCCACGAAGAATCCTTCGTGCTGGTTTCCTTGTGCGTGGTGGTGGCTGCCGCCGCTGCTGCACACGCGGTCGGCGTATCCGCCGCCCTGGGTGCGTTTTTGGCCGGCATGGTGCTGGGCGAGAGCGACTTCCGTCACCACATGGAAAGCCACCTCAAACCGTTTCGCGATGTGTTGTCGGGGGTGTTCTTCGTGACCATCGGCCTGCAGTTGGACGGAGCGCAGATTCTTTCGGCACCACTGGCGGTGTTCGCGTGGCTGGCAGTGCTGGTACCGGTCAAGATCGGGCTCAACACCCTGGCCTTGCGGGCGACGCGCCTATCCGCCCTCGATGCCTGGCGCACGGGCATAGCGTTGGGGCATGGCGGCGAGTTCGCCCTGCTGTTGTTGGGCATGGTCTTGCAGCAGCATCTGATTCCCGCGACCGTCGTACAACCCATGCTGGTCGCGCTGGTGCTCAGCATGGCCTTGGCACCGCTGCTGATCCGCCATCACGATGTACTTGCCCGGTTCTTGAGCCGCACCGGCGGCGTCATTCAGCCACCCCAGGCTGAAGAAGTTGAGATCACCGCGCAGACAGCGCGATTTCGAGACCACGTCATCATCTGCGGCGCGGGCGAGCTTGGCCTGACCGTCAGTGAGATTCTTCGCCACGCCGGCGTGGCGCATCTGCTGCTGGAAGCAGACGAGCAGAAGGTAGAGGCCGAGCGTGCCGCCGGCGTGCCGGTGTTCCATGGCGATGCGAGTCGGCCCGATACCCTGCTGGCTGCCGGGTTGGCGCAAGCGCGTCTGGTGGTGCTCACGTTCGCCCATGCCCAGCAAGTGCTGCGCATCGCCCAGGCGATTGCCGAGCGCCGTCCGGCGCTGACCTTGTGGGTGTCATGCAGAAGTACGACCGCGGCCGATGCATTTCGCGCCATGCCCAACGTGCGTGTGTACCAGCAATCCTTTGCCGCAGGCCTTGGGCTGGCGGAACAAGTGATGTCGTCGCTTGGCATGTCGGCCGAGCTCGTCGAACGAAACATCAGTGCGATGCGCCGCCGTCTCGACAGCGGCAATGTCGCAGGGAGTCCATCTGCATGA
- a CDS encoding lysozyme, whose amino-acid sequence MIEVPQSAIDLAKRFEVFRRVPKTDPGRAYPYICPAGFWTIGFGHLCDAQHPPITEDEAEAYLARDLSTALAATLRYCPVLASEPEGRLAAIVDFTFNLGGGRLQTSTLRRRVNQRDWAAAATELRRWVYGGGRVLPGLVTRREAEATCLLRAA is encoded by the coding sequence GTGATCGAGGTGCCGCAATCGGCCATCGATCTGGCCAAGCGCTTCGAGGTCTTCCGCCGCGTTCCGAAAACCGATCCGGGCCGCGCGTATCCGTACATCTGCCCGGCAGGCTTCTGGACGATTGGCTTCGGCCACCTCTGCGATGCCCAGCACCCGCCGATCACCGAGGACGAAGCGGAAGCCTATCTCGCCCGCGACCTGAGCACGGCGCTGGCCGCCACACTGCGCTACTGCCCGGTGTTGGCCTCCGAACCCGAAGGGCGGCTGGCGGCCATCGTGGACTTCACATTCAATCTCGGCGGCGGTCGCTTGCAGACCTCGACGCTGCGGCGGCGGGTGAACCAGCGGGACTGGGCCGCTGCCGCGACTGAGCTGCGGCGCTGGGTCTATGGCGGCGGCAGGGTGCTGCCGGGGCTTGTCACGCGGCGGGAGGCTGAGGCCACTTGCCTGCTCCGCGCCGCCTGA
- a CDS encoding helix-turn-helix domain-containing protein, translated as MLELTKKPRTDGLWEICAVVPENHVNRVTLAIKEATEPSIPASEVFPESTPGSRLRGARGLMGLTQAELAAKIGVGVPNISAMEHNRRPIGKAMAKKIGEALDFPWTALL; from the coding sequence ATGTTGGAACTCACGAAAAAGCCCCGTACTGACGGGCTTTGGGAAATCTGCGCCGTTGTCCCGGAGAATCACGTCAACCGGGTGACTCTGGCTATCAAAGAAGCTACGGAACCGAGCATTCCCGCATCCGAAGTTTTCCCCGAATCTACGCCCGGTTCCCGGCTGCGCGGCGCGCGAGGGCTTATGGGTCTGACCCAAGCCGAACTGGCGGCCAAGATCGGCGTGGGCGTGCCGAATATTTCGGCCATGGAGCACAACCGCCGGCCCATCGGCAAGGCCATGGCAAAGAAGATCGGAGAAGCGTTGGATTTTCCGTGGACGGCGCTTTTGTAA
- a CDS encoding DMT family transporter, with product MRQASLRADILCLVTALIWGFAFVAQRMGMDHIGPMAFNGIRFALGAMVLAPLAIRSLRYPPPAPFLPGAKDGFPWLGGLVAGGVLFAGATLQQVGMLYTTAGKAGFITGLYVVLVPLLGLFFGQKAARGDVLGAVAAAVGLYFLSVTEDFTLAPGDGLELVGAVFWAAHVLVIGWLSPRTRALPLALAQYAVCSILSLTAAVIFEDTTWAGVAGAGWAILYGGVLSVGVAYTLQVVAQRDANPTHAAVLLSFETVFAAVGGALFLDESLGGRGLFGCCLMFAGMLAAQLWPRKPAST from the coding sequence ATGCGCCAGGCTTCGCTTCGGGCCGACATCCTGTGTCTTGTCACCGCGCTTATCTGGGGCTTTGCCTTCGTGGCCCAGCGGATGGGCATGGACCATATCGGCCCCATGGCCTTCAACGGCATCCGCTTTGCCCTGGGAGCCATGGTGCTTGCCCCCTTGGCCATCCGCTCCCTGCGCTATCCGCCGCCGGCCCCGTTTTTGCCCGGGGCCAAGGACGGCTTTCCCTGGCTCGGCGGGTTGGTGGCCGGCGGGGTGCTCTTTGCCGGCGCGACCCTGCAGCAGGTGGGGATGCTCTACACCACCGCCGGTAAAGCCGGCTTCATTACCGGGCTGTATGTGGTGCTGGTGCCGCTTTTGGGCCTCTTTTTTGGCCAGAAGGCGGCCCGGGGCGACGTCCTCGGGGCGGTGGCCGCCGCCGTGGGCCTGTATTTCCTGTCCGTCACCGAGGATTTCACCCTGGCCCCGGGCGACGGCCTGGAACTTGTCGGCGCGGTGTTCTGGGCCGCCCATGTGCTGGTCATCGGCTGGCTTTCTCCGCGCACCCGGGCGCTGCCCCTGGCCTTGGCCCAGTATGCCGTGTGCTCAATCCTCAGCCTGACGGCGGCGGTGATCTTCGAGGACACCACCTGGGCCGGCGTGGCCGGCGCGGGCTGGGCCATCCTCTATGGCGGCGTGCTGTCCGTGGGCGTGGCCTATACCCTGCAGGTGGTGGCCCAGCGCGACGCCAACCCGACCCATGCCGCCGTACTGCTCAGCTTCGAGACCGTGTTCGCGGCCGTGGGCGGGGCGCTGTTTCTGGACGAGAGCCTGGGCGGACGCGGGCTTTTTGGCTGCTGCCTGATGTTCGCCGGCATGTTGGCCGCTCAGCTGTGGCCGCGCAAGCCGGCTTCGACGTAG
- the yidC gene encoding membrane protein insertase YidC has translation MENKRVILAVALSLAVLVGWNFLFPPAQQAPKPDAAVSQQDAPAQSSPTAPAAKAETLAAFAPTPGKKITIDTPLYTAVINSVGGVLEQFALKNYRETIKPDSPLVNLIDDKAKAKAPLGIILNGSPTWQNVEWSAEGGDLKLEAGAAGTVVLAGRMGDVVVKRELTFSGDSYIIDEKFSLSNNGGAPLRNRLSLTVAVDRLSAADDSYNPTQAAFYGASGLDLESGEKTLAEGVAPEKPMEWGAVMSNYFLVGIVPEAADLRGKAKLEDGVFRVALDKDGLEVPAGGRSDLSIAYFLGPKVPKYLEMAPHKLVASIDYGWFDFVAKPLIKLLHFFYDYVGNYGVAIILLTILIKLIFWPLSQKSYKSMEQMKKLQPLLTQLREKYKDDRQKMNEEMMQLYKTYKVNPAGGCLPMIVQIPVFFGLYQALLHSIELRHASFITHLPFTNMIWLADLSAKDPFYITPLIMGGTMFIQQKMTPAPGDPTQAKVMLFMPVIFTFMFLNFPSGLVIYWLVNNVISIAQQGWMLNKKS, from the coding sequence ATGGAAAACAAACGCGTAATTTTGGCCGTGGCCCTTTCTCTTGCCGTCCTGGTCGGCTGGAATTTCCTCTTCCCCCCCGCACAACAGGCGCCCAAGCCTGACGCCGCCGTCAGCCAGCAGGACGCCCCGGCCCAGTCCAGCCCGACCGCGCCCGCCGCCAAGGCTGAAACCCTGGCCGCTTTCGCCCCCACCCCGGGCAAGAAAATCACCATCGACACGCCGCTGTATACCGCCGTCATCAATTCCGTCGGCGGCGTCCTGGAACAGTTCGCCCTCAAGAACTACCGCGAGACCATCAAGCCTGATTCGCCCCTGGTCAATCTCATCGACGACAAGGCCAAGGCCAAGGCTCCGCTGGGCATCATCTTAAATGGCTCCCCCACCTGGCAGAACGTCGAATGGTCGGCCGAAGGCGGCGACCTGAAGCTTGAAGCCGGCGCGGCCGGAACCGTGGTCCTGGCCGGCCGCATGGGCGACGTGGTCGTCAAGCGCGAACTGACCTTTTCCGGCGACTCCTATATTATTGATGAAAAGTTCTCCCTGTCCAACAACGGCGGCGCGCCCCTGCGCAACCGCCTGTCCCTGACCGTGGCCGTGGACCGCCTTTCGGCTGCGGACGACTCCTACAACCCCACCCAGGCCGCCTTCTACGGCGCGTCGGGCCTTGACCTCGAAAGCGGCGAGAAGACGCTGGCCGAAGGCGTGGCTCCGGAAAAGCCCATGGAGTGGGGCGCGGTCATGAGCAACTACTTCCTGGTCGGCATCGTGCCCGAGGCCGCCGATCTGCGCGGCAAGGCCAAGCTTGAGGACGGCGTGTTCCGCGTCGCCCTGGACAAGGACGGTCTGGAGGTCCCGGCCGGCGGCCGTTCCGATCTCTCCATTGCCTATTTCCTTGGCCCCAAGGTGCCCAAGTACCTGGAGATGGCCCCGCACAAGCTGGTCGCCTCCATCGACTACGGCTGGTTCGACTTCGTGGCCAAGCCGCTTATAAAGCTCCTGCACTTCTTCTATGATTACGTCGGCAACTACGGCGTGGCCATTATTTTGCTGACCATCCTCATCAAGCTCATTTTCTGGCCCCTGTCCCAGAAATCCTACAAGTCCATGGAGCAGATGAAAAAGCTCCAGCCGCTGCTCACCCAGTTGCGTGAGAAGTACAAGGACGACCGCCAGAAGATGAATGAAGAGATGATGCAGCTGTATAAGACCTACAAGGTCAATCCGGCTGGCGGCTGTCTGCCCATGATCGTGCAGATTCCCGTCTTTTTCGGGTTGTACCAGGCTCTGCTGCATTCCATTGAACTTCGCCATGCCTCGTTCATCACACATCTGCCTTTCACCAACATGATCTGGCTGGCCGACCTTTCGGCTAAGGACCCGTTTTACATCACGCCGCTGATCATGGGCGGTACCATGTTCATCCAGCAGAAGATGACCCCGGCCCCGGGCGATCCCACCCAGGCCAAGGTCATGCTCTTTATGCCTGTCATCTTCACCTTCATGTTCCTCAACTTCCCCTCCGGACTGGTCATCTACTGGCTGGTCAACAACGTCATTTCCATCGCCCAGCAGGGATGGATGCTCAACAAGAAGTCCTGA
- a CDS encoding Jag family protein, whose translation MSEWKTYSGKSVDEAMEEACRSLGAPREKLEVEILSGGSSGIFGLVGKKKAQVRARLREEVNLLSDMGGKGERRDNDRRESDRRDNADRRDGGRRGNQRQGDAQRNEGQAKAAPKAESKPAPKPAPAPVEDRPAPVQSAAPAAPAAPSAPAPKAETPPLPRQAAPVVSDLSGDDEPFEDDFDDVRDQGEGDSGRSNREPRRAAPAAEPQPLTPELSAIVREAMEHMLDGILGQRPEFEISGHSERVSVLIFDEENSGLLIGREGQTLAAIQYIVNRIVIRRHGSPVKVQINTGEYRERQDDNLRKMAIFLADKAKTLGRPQSTKPLSSYHRRVVHLALQEDEGISTRSKGEGPLKRVLILPRGGRGEAQSSPRS comes from the coding sequence ATGAGCGAATGGAAGACCTACAGCGGCAAATCCGTGGACGAGGCCATGGAAGAAGCCTGCCGCAGTCTGGGCGCGCCCCGGGAAAAGCTTGAGGTCGAGATCCTCTCCGGCGGCTCGTCGGGCATCTTTGGCCTCGTCGGCAAGAAAAAAGCCCAGGTCCGGGCCCGGCTGCGCGAGGAGGTCAATCTCCTCTCCGACATGGGCGGCAAGGGCGAGCGCCGGGACAATGACCGCCGGGAAAGCGACCGCCGCGACAACGCAGACCGACGCGACGGCGGCCGTCGCGGCAACCAGCGTCAGGGCGATGCCCAACGCAATGAAGGCCAGGCCAAGGCCGCGCCCAAGGCCGAATCCAAGCCGGCTCCCAAGCCCGCCCCCGCGCCGGTCGAAGACCGGCCGGCCCCTGTCCAGAGCGCCGCGCCGGCCGCACCGGCCGCGCCGAGCGCTCCGGCCCCCAAGGCCGAAACGCCGCCGCTCCCCCGACAGGCCGCGCCTGTCGTGTCGGACCTTTCCGGCGACGACGAACCTTTTGAGGATGACTTCGACGACGTCCGCGACCAGGGCGAAGGCGATTCCGGCCGCTCCAACCGCGAACCCCGCCGGGCCGCGCCGGCTGCCGAGCCGCAGCCGCTGACCCCTGAACTGTCCGCCATCGTGCGCGAGGCCATGGAGCACATGCTCGACGGCATCCTCGGCCAGCGTCCTGAATTCGAGATCTCCGGCCACAGCGAACGCGTGTCCGTGCTGATCTTTGACGAGGAAAATTCCGGCCTGCTCATCGGCCGCGAGGGCCAGACCCTGGCCGCCATCCAGTATATCGTCAACCGCATCGTCATCCGCCGCCACGGCAGCCCGGTCAAGGTCCAGATCAACACCGGCGAATACCGCGAGCGCCAGGACGACAATTTGCGCAAGATGGCCATTTTCCTGGCCGACAAGGCCAAGACCCTGGGTCGCCCCCAGTCCACCAAGCCGCTGTCTTCCTACCATCGCCGGGTCGTACACTTGGCTTTGCAGGAAGACGAGGGCATCTCCACCCGTTCCAAGGGTGAAGGGCCGCTCAAGCGCGTGCTCATCCTGCCGCGCGGCGGCCGGGGCGAGGCCCAGTCCAGCCCGCGTTCCTAA
- the rnpA gene encoding ribonuclease P protein component, producing MFPPAHRLRTGREFAACFEAGRRYHGKAFLLFVLPRAEANAPWRLGMAISKKVGNAVARNRVKRVVRECFRLCAPQAVAGLDVVVVAKKCLDPRRLDLHQAISDLRPLLIRMAKDLDRPAWPGSVDPCDAP from the coding sequence ATCTTTCCTCCGGCGCACAGGCTCCGGACGGGTAGGGAATTCGCGGCCTGCTTCGAAGCAGGCCGCCGTTACCATGGCAAGGCTTTCCTGCTCTTTGTCCTGCCGCGAGCGGAGGCGAACGCGCCCTGGCGGCTTGGCATGGCCATCAGCAAAAAAGTCGGCAACGCCGTCGCGCGTAACCGCGTCAAGCGGGTGGTGCGCGAATGTTTTCGTTTGTGCGCCCCCCAGGCCGTGGCCGGCCTGGACGTCGTCGTCGTTGCCAAGAAATGCCTCGACCCGCGCCGGTTGGACCTGCATCAGGCCATAAGCGATTTGCGCCCGCTCCTTATCAGGATGGCCAAGGACCTCGACCGCCCGGCTTGGCCGGGAAGCGTGGACCCATGCGACGCGCCGTGA
- a CDS encoding type II toxin-antitoxin system RelE family toxin, whose amino-acid sequence MNWTVTFSPKAKKQKTKLPARIAERLDALRIKIEAAGPVQPSVPHFGRLQGWPGETYHCHLNKGRPTYVVIWQVEEDSVQVVEVIYVGTHEKAPY is encoded by the coding sequence ATGAATTGGACGGTGACATTTTCGCCCAAGGCGAAAAAGCAGAAAACAAAGCTCCCGGCCCGGATTGCTGAACGCCTGGATGCTCTGCGGATCAAAATCGAGGCTGCCGGCCCCGTCCAACCCAGCGTCCCGCATTTCGGGAGGCTCCAAGGATGGCCCGGCGAAACCTACCACTGCCATCTCAACAAGGGCCGCCCAACCTATGTCGTCATCTGGCAAGTTGAAGAAGATTCCGTACAAGTGGTGGAGGTAATTTATGTTGGAACTCACGAAAAAGCCCCGTACTGA
- a CDS encoding S1C family serine protease codes for MGYPHPYARPPQDHFIRRWLFITACIAALMLLWQFLPAIEAWFSPREAAERTVTARGDLAADEKVTIELFEESRASVVYITTAQLVRDVWTRNVFSVPRGTGSGFIWDDAGHVVTNFHVIQGASEATVKLADGRDYQAALVGASPAHDIAVLKIGVGFKRPPAVPIGTSADLKVGQKVFAIGNPFGLDWTLTTGIVSALDRSLPGEAGGPAIDHLIQTDAAINPGNSGGPLLDSAGRLIGINTAIYSPSGASAGIGFAVPVDTVMRVVPQLIKTGKYIRPALGIEVDEQLNQRLLALTGSKGVFVLRVTPGSAAHKAGLAGVEVTPQGIVPGDRIIGVDGKATDDVAKLLARLDDRKVSDVVVLSVERAGKTREVRVELQPGI; via the coding sequence ATGGGCTACCCCCACCCGTACGCGCGCCCGCCACAGGACCACTTTATCCGTCGCTGGCTCTTCATCACCGCCTGCATTGCCGCGCTCATGCTGCTGTGGCAGTTTCTGCCCGCCATCGAGGCCTGGTTCAGTCCGCGCGAGGCGGCAGAACGCACCGTGACGGCGCGTGGCGATCTGGCGGCGGACGAGAAAGTCACCATCGAACTGTTCGAAGAATCGCGCGCTTCGGTGGTCTACATCACCACCGCGCAGCTGGTGCGCGACGTCTGGACGCGCAATGTCTTCTCCGTGCCGCGCGGCACCGGCTCGGGCTTCATCTGGGACGACGCCGGCCACGTTGTCACCAACTTCCACGTCATCCAGGGTGCGTCCGAAGCCACCGTCAAACTCGCCGACGGCCGCGACTACCAAGCCGCGCTGGTGGGGGCAAGCCCCGCGCACGACATCGCTGTGCTCAAGATCGGCGTCGGTTTCAAGCGCCCGCCTGCCGTGCCGATCGGCACCAGCGCCGACCTCAAGGTGGGTCAAAAGGTCTTTGCCATCGGCAACCCCTTCGGCCTGGACTGGACGCTCACCACCGGTATCGTCTCCGCGCTCGACCGCTCGTTACCCGGAGAAGCGGGCGGCCCGGCCATCGATCACCTGATCCAGACCGACGCCGCCATCAACCCTGGCAACTCCGGTGGGCCGCTGCTCGATTCGGCAGGAAGGCTCATCGGCATCAACACGGCGATCTATAGCCCCTCCGGCGCCTCGGCCGGGATTGGTTTCGCCGTGCCGGTGGACACCGTCATGCGCGTAGTCCCGCAACTCATCAAGACCGGTAAGTACATCCGTCCGGCGCTGGGCATTGAGGTGGACGAACAGCTCAATCAGCGCCTGCTGGCGCTGACTGGAAGCAAGGGCGTGTTCGTGCTGCGTGTTACCCCTGGTTCGGCAGCGCACAAGGCCGGCCTCGCGGGTGTCGAAGTCACGCCGCAAGGCATCGTGCCCGGCGACCGCATCATCGGTGTTGATGGCAAGGCGACGGACGATGTGGCTAAGCTGCTCGCGCGGCTAGACGACAGGAAGGTCAGCGATGTGGTGGTCTTGTCAGTGGAACGGGCCGGCAAAACGCGCGAAGTGCGTGTGGAGCTGCAACCGGGGATTTGA